One Gordonia mangrovi genomic region harbors:
- a CDS encoding MoaD/ThiS family protein, whose amino-acid sequence MAVTVSIPTILRTHTGGEKRVEASGSTLSEVIDNLESANPGIKERLVAEGKLHRFVNVYVNDEDVRFSGGLGTSIDDGDDVTILPAVAGGQ is encoded by the coding sequence ATGGCCGTAACCGTGTCCATCCCGACCATCTTGCGCACCCACACCGGGGGTGAGAAGCGGGTCGAGGCAAGCGGTTCCACGTTGTCGGAGGTCATCGACAACCTCGAGTCGGCCAATCCGGGCATCAAGGAACGCCTGGTGGCGGAAGGCAAACTGCATCGCTTCGTCAACGTCTATGTCAACGACGAGGATGTCCGCTTCTCCGGTGGACTCGGTACCTCGATCGACGACGGCGACGATGTGACCATCCTGCCCGCCGTCGCCGGCGGACAGTAG
- a CDS encoding PLP-dependent cysteine synthase family protein, with protein MARYSSLIESVGHTPLIGLQRLSPRWDDSDPSDPDGGPHVRLWAKLEDRNPTGSIKDRPALRMIEQAERDGALSPGSIILEPTSGNTGISLAMAAKLKGYQLICVMPENTSEERRSLLTMFGAQVISSPAAGGSNTAVAMAKELAAEHPDWVMLYQYGNEANMLAHYEGTGPELYADLPEITHFVAGLGTTGTLMGVGRYLREQNPDIEIVAAEPRYGDEVYGLRNIDEGFVPELYDDTVLTRRFSVQGVDAVARVRELIDTEGIFAGISTGAILQAARGIGRKAMKNGQRADIGLVIPDAGWKYLSTGAYEGSLEQAEQALEGQLWA; from the coding sequence GTGGCGCGCTACTCCTCGCTGATCGAGTCGGTGGGGCACACCCCGCTGATCGGTCTACAGCGTCTGTCGCCCAGATGGGACGACTCGGACCCGAGTGATCCCGACGGCGGCCCGCACGTACGGCTGTGGGCCAAGCTCGAGGACCGCAATCCCACCGGTTCGATCAAGGATCGGCCCGCACTGCGGATGATCGAGCAGGCCGAGCGCGACGGCGCACTGTCGCCCGGCTCCATCATCCTGGAGCCGACGAGCGGCAACACCGGGATCTCGCTGGCGATGGCCGCCAAACTCAAGGGTTATCAGCTGATCTGCGTGATGCCCGAGAACACCTCGGAAGAACGCCGGTCGCTGTTGACGATGTTCGGCGCGCAGGTCATCTCGTCGCCGGCGGCGGGTGGCTCCAACACCGCCGTCGCCATGGCCAAGGAACTCGCCGCCGAACACCCCGACTGGGTGATGCTCTATCAGTACGGCAACGAGGCCAACATGCTCGCCCACTATGAGGGCACCGGCCCCGAGCTGTACGCGGATCTGCCCGAGATCACCCATTTCGTCGCGGGGCTCGGCACCACCGGAACCCTGATGGGCGTAGGTCGCTACCTGCGTGAGCAGAACCCCGACATCGAGATCGTCGCGGCCGAACCCCGCTACGGCGATGAGGTCTACGGTCTGCGCAACATCGACGAGGGCTTTGTCCCCGAGCTCTACGACGACACGGTGCTGACCCGCCGGTTCTCCGTGCAGGGCGTCGACGCCGTGGCCCGGGTGCGTGAACTCATCGACACCGAGGGCATCTTCGCGGGCATCTCGACCGGAGCCATCCTGCAGGCCGCACGCGGCATCGGCCGCAAGGCGATGAAGAACGGTCAGCGCGCCGACATCGGGCTGGTCATCCCCGACGCGGGGTGGAAGTATCTGTCGACCGGCGCCTACGAAGGTAGCCTGGAGCAAGCAGAGCAGGCTCTCGAGGGCCAGCTCTGGGCGTGA